The following are encoded together in the Actinoplanes sp. N902-109 genome:
- a CDS encoding response regulator, producing MIVVAEDHEDILFVLRRSLERAGHEVITTTDGAQALEAVRAHRPDIVVSDVDMPRMTGLDLCRAIRADAGLRHIPVVLASGSMLPGDVRAAEAGASATLLKPFLPAQLLACVAALLPQQPA from the coding sequence ATGATCGTCGTCGCCGAGGACCACGAGGACATCCTGTTCGTGCTGCGCCGGTCGCTGGAACGCGCGGGCCACGAGGTGATCACCACCACCGACGGCGCCCAGGCCCTGGAGGCGGTCCGCGCGCACCGCCCGGACATCGTGGTCAGCGACGTCGACATGCCCAGGATGACCGGGCTGGACCTGTGCCGGGCGATCCGGGCCGACGCCGGGCTGCGGCACATCCCGGTCGTGCTGGCCAGCGGTTCGATGCTGCCCGGCGACGTCCGCGCGGCCGAGGCCGGGGCGAGCGCCACCCTGCTCAAGCCGTTCCTGCCCGCCCAGCTGCTGGCGTGCGTGGCGGCCCTGCTGCCGCAGCAGCCGGCGTGA
- a CDS encoding ATP-binding protein yields MRSRNGPSAWQGRFVGPLLAANVLVIGLTATLLTVGALREDQRAAADRVMDQRTAVARNAVTTETGRYRDLMQAVAAGLGTNARLDAADFAAATQPLERAGLPGATAIALVVATPDAEVARTQAMWRDRGASDLVLKPTAAVPEHYFSIFQRTLNNGITIPAGLDVASAPEGSQALREARHTGRSAVSDAYILLRDRNLPPAQQQLSFLFVTPLTTGSTQGWLALGLHGQDFLGGVLSQVSQGALDGELYATNGDGRQVEVASYDAPGGRDLTRRAAFPVADQQWSLVTAADSRYLPGARTSTPATVLLGGQIVTGMLALLVWILATGRSRARSQVLIATKELRAAEAESRRQAGLLRAVMTSIGDGVGVVDENGRFLLHNPAARGLLGVAEDVDDPQSWQEHYGLYRADGRTPFPLDELPLVRALRGETADGVEIFIRNEQRPDGILVSVDGRPLDPSGGQHGAVAVFHDITDLRRYETDLAVFAGVVAHDLKAPLAVIRGHCETAADELAEAPEGPEVFEARSALDRIANAVDRMAALIDTLLAYTTSRDAPLKLVPVALTPLVAEVIEQRTEHLRPDSARPDFYVGRLPEVSADPAMLRHVLDNLIGNALKYVQRGRAPRIDVTAEPGPEGWTRVEVADRGIGIPDADKPDIFESFHRAAAAAGYAGSGLGLAICRRIVERHGGSIGVTDNPGGGTRFWFTLPLAGPPGLDRALAERAAAEQTGRLGAAITPAAAAAGPPRTPAAGRAGTA; encoded by the coding sequence GTGAGGAGCAGAAACGGGCCGAGCGCGTGGCAGGGACGCTTCGTCGGTCCGCTGCTCGCCGCGAACGTGCTCGTCATCGGGCTCACCGCCACCCTGCTCACCGTCGGGGCGCTGCGGGAGGACCAGCGGGCCGCCGCCGACCGGGTGATGGATCAGCGCACCGCCGTGGCCCGCAACGCGGTGACCACGGAGACCGGCCGCTACCGCGATCTGATGCAAGCCGTGGCGGCCGGGCTGGGCACCAACGCCCGGCTCGACGCCGCCGACTTCGCCGCCGCCACCCAGCCGCTGGAGCGGGCCGGGCTGCCCGGTGCGACGGCGATCGCGCTGGTGGTGGCCACCCCGGACGCCGAGGTGGCGCGCACCCAGGCGATGTGGCGGGACCGGGGCGCGTCCGACCTGGTGCTCAAGCCCACCGCGGCGGTACCGGAGCACTACTTCTCGATCTTCCAGCGCACCCTGAACAACGGCATCACGATCCCCGCCGGCCTCGACGTGGCCTCGGCCCCGGAGGGGTCGCAGGCGTTGCGCGAGGCGCGGCACACCGGCCGGTCGGCCGTCTCGGATGCGTACATCCTGCTGCGCGACCGGAACCTGCCCCCGGCCCAGCAGCAGCTGTCGTTCCTGTTCGTGACGCCGCTGACCACCGGCAGCACGCAGGGCTGGCTCGCGCTGGGCCTGCACGGGCAGGACTTCCTCGGCGGCGTGCTCAGCCAGGTCAGCCAGGGCGCGCTCGACGGCGAGCTGTACGCCACGAACGGCGACGGCCGGCAGGTGGAGGTGGCCTCCTACGACGCCCCGGGCGGACGCGACCTGACCCGGCGGGCGGCGTTCCCGGTGGCCGATCAGCAGTGGTCACTGGTCACCGCCGCGGACTCGCGCTATCTGCCGGGCGCGCGCACCAGCACCCCGGCGACCGTACTGCTGGGCGGTCAGATCGTGACGGGCATGCTGGCGCTGCTCGTCTGGATCCTCGCCACCGGCCGGTCGCGGGCCCGCTCGCAGGTGCTGATCGCGACCAAGGAGCTGCGCGCGGCCGAGGCCGAGAGCCGGCGCCAGGCCGGGCTGCTGCGCGCGGTGATGACCAGCATCGGCGACGGGGTCGGGGTGGTCGACGAGAACGGCCGGTTCCTGCTGCACAACCCGGCGGCCAGGGGGCTGCTCGGGGTGGCGGAGGACGTCGACGACCCGCAGTCCTGGCAGGAGCACTACGGGCTGTACCGCGCCGACGGGCGCACCCCGTTCCCGCTCGACGAGCTGCCGCTGGTGCGGGCGCTGCGCGGCGAGACCGCCGACGGGGTGGAGATCTTCATCCGCAACGAGCAGCGCCCGGACGGCATCCTGGTCAGCGTGGACGGGCGCCCGCTGGACCCGAGCGGCGGCCAGCACGGGGCGGTGGCGGTGTTCCACGACATCACCGACCTGCGCCGCTACGAGACCGACCTGGCGGTGTTCGCCGGGGTGGTGGCACACGACCTCAAGGCGCCGCTGGCGGTCATCCGCGGGCACTGCGAGACCGCCGCCGACGAGCTCGCCGAGGCGCCGGAGGGCCCGGAGGTGTTCGAGGCCCGCTCGGCACTGGACCGCATCGCCAACGCGGTGGACCGGATGGCGGCGCTGATCGACACGCTGCTGGCCTACACGACCTCACGGGACGCGCCGCTCAAGCTGGTGCCGGTGGCGCTGACCCCGCTGGTCGCCGAGGTGATCGAGCAGCGCACCGAGCATCTGCGCCCGGACAGCGCCCGGCCGGACTTCTATGTGGGCCGGTTGCCCGAGGTGAGCGCCGACCCGGCGATGCTGCGCCACGTGCTGGACAACCTGATCGGCAACGCCCTCAAGTACGTGCAGCGGGGCCGGGCGCCGCGGATCGACGTGACCGCCGAGCCGGGGCCGGAGGGCTGGACCCGGGTCGAGGTCGCCGACCGCGGCATCGGCATCCCGGACGCCGACAAGCCGGACATCTTCGAGAGCTTCCACCGGGCGGCGGCCGCGGCCGGGTACGCCGGCAGCGGTCTGGGACTGGCGATCTGCCGCCGCATCGTGGAGCGGCACGGCGGCAGCATCGGCGTGACCGACAACCCCGGCGGCGGTACCCGGTTCTGGTTCACGCTGCCGCTGGCCGGGCCGCCCGGCCTGGACCGCGCCCTGGCCGAACGGGCGGCCGCCGAGCAGACCGGGCGGCTCGGCGCCGCGATCACGCCGGCTGCTGCGGCAGCAGGGCCGCCACGCACGCCAGCAGCTGGGCGGGCAGGAACGGCTTGA